The Bacillus sp. FJAT-27916 genomic interval TGCAGAAAATAACTACCGCATCAGATGGAAAGCAGCTATGGCGAACGAAATCCCTTGGTATGTACATGAAGTGCCAACTGTTTTCGTATCACTTAACTTTACAACACACTTAACCGATGTCCCTATGGTTAAAGCCTATATCAACGCATATAAAGATACAGACATCACGATTAAAGCGGTTATCGACAAAATTATGGGTGAATCCGACTTCAAAGGAACACCAAATGAAAACGTCTGGTGCAATAAGTGGGATACTAGACTATAAAATGATATTTAAGCAGGCGGAGAAACCAACTTGATTGGTGGACCGCCTGCTTTTTTTTAGTTGATAGGAATTCGATGGCTAGCAGGCTTTAAGAGTGAAAAGCAGCTTTACCAATATAAAGGGCTGACCTGAAGCCATCATAAACCTCCTTTAAAAAGTCATTTACCTAATTCCATTGACCTTGAATCACATACAACACATCTTTAGGATACTCAAATAATACGGAGGAAATGGCTAATAGGGTTTATTTATTGTGAATGCAGCATTTCTTTACGACTTATTGTGCCAAGAAGGAATGAATCATATTTATAGGTTTGTCTAAAAAAATAGACAACAAATCTCTGCTTATCTTAAAAATTATACACAACCAAAAAATGAACTTAAAAAATCTAATTTCCATTTGCATTCCTAGAAAAAAATTTTAATGTCCTATTTAAGGGAACACCAATCATGCCAAAGGCCAGTAGATTGAAAGAAAATAATCGCACAGAATATACAGGGAGAAAGGAAGGCTATATATTCAACCGATTCATTTTATTGTAGAGCGTAGCCCTGGAGATACCTAATTTTTTTGCGAGCTTGTTTTTGTTGCCGTGGACCTGCTGCAATTGCTCTAAGATCAGCTTTCTTTCAAAGGCGTCCAATTTTGCTTGAAAGGGGGAGTTAGGTTCTTCTTCAATTGTAGAAAGGGCAGTTTGTGCATGCCTTAGGATTGAGTTCGGAAGATGCTCTTTTTTGATTTCACCATCGATAGAGAAGATAACTAGGCGTTCGATTGTATTTCTCAGCTCTCTTATGTTGCCAGGCCAGTCATAGTTTAATAATGCTTGAAAGACATCATCAGGGAAATGTTTGATGTGCTGATGATGGGTCACAGAGAATTCATGTAAAAAGGTCTGAATTAGTTCGAATAGATCTTCTTTTCGTTTGCGCAGCGGAGGGATATCAAGGGAGATGACCTGCAGCCTATAATAGAGATCCTTACGGAATGTGCCTTCCTCTATCATCCTCTCAAGGTTTTGGTTGGTTGCAGCAATAATTCTGCAATTGACACTCCATGTTTTCGTTCCGCCTACTTGATAATACGTCTTCTCCTCAATAACACGGAGCAGCTTCACCTGCATGTCTAATGAGATTTCGCCAATTTCATCGAGGAGTAATGTGCCTCCGTTGGCCAATTCGAATTTTCCCTTTTTGCCTTTAGGGTTGGACCCTGAAAATGCGCCTCCTTCATAGCCGAATAATTCACTCTCAAATAAGGATGGCGGTATAGCTCCGCAGTTGATGGCAATAAAGGGACCGTGCCTTTCCTCACTGCAGTCGTGAATAGCTTTGGAGAATACCTCCTTGCCGACACCACTTTCGCCTGTGAGTAAGACAGGAGTTCTTGTGGTGCTGACCTTTTTAACCATTTCAATCATATTTTTAATAGATTGGCTGCGGCTTACGATATGGATAAAAGGGTCCTCTGAAGGGGTTAGCTTTGATACTTTATTTTGTAAATCAATGAGTTTGCTAGACATATGGATGAGTTCCTGTTGTAAGAGAATTTGAGAGGTAATATCGGTTTCTGCAGAAACGGCACCGATAATGCGATCTTTATGGATAACCGGATTTGAATTAATGAGAACAAATATATGTTCCCTTGGCTGATGCTGAATTCGGTAAACGGACTCTCCGGTTCGGAGGGTTTTTAATGATTGGAGCATTTCCAATGCAAAGAAATCAGTGGCGGGTTTTCCGATTATCTCTTCCCTGGGAATGTTGAAGATATATTCTGCAGAGGAGGTCCAGGCAATCATTTTTTCTTCGTGATTGATGATGGATATAGCATTGTCAGTTGTTTCGAGGATCGTTTCATAGTAAGCATATAGGTGTTGATAGGTTTCAAAAATTTTCTCTAACAGATCACCGCTTTTTACGTATCCAATGACGGTGTTTTTATCCTCGACGAGTACAATTTCATGGTCTGATAAAAGAGGGATGACGATATGTAAGGGTGTATCCTTGCTGATGAGCTGAGTCTTTATCCATGGAAGTCGAGAAGATATAGCTGTTTCAGCTGCATAGCAATGGTTATAATAGAAAAATTCTTCTTGAGGGGACTTTGTCCATAGAATGGGAGGTTTAGTGGATAAGTCACCGATTTCTAGCGCGTTTGATTGCTGCCATTCAAGGAATACAATGTCGGATTTTGTCACGCTTTGAATATTTGGCAAAAGAGTGCTCATAAAGGGCTCACCTATCATTCTTATTTTCTGAATATTTCTAAAATATATAAAGCTATTATACAATCTTCGTCATGCATTGTAAAATTTACCCTTTTAACAAGTTGGCATGATTCTTGCTTGTATATAGAGTGAAACAATCTAGAGAGGAGGGCGGCTGTTTAATCCATTAAGGATTTGCTCATGGAACGGTAAATTTAATCAGGAGGGAAGAAATGGTACGGTACATATCACAAAGAATCATTTATGCATTTTTAACATTTTTTCTTATTGCAACATTCTCTTTTTACCTCATGCAGACTTTGCCCGGTTCGCCATTTAATGATGCGAAATTAAGTCCTGACCAAAGAGAGAGGCTTTATGAAAAGTATGGCTTAGATGAACCAGTTTCCTATCAGTATTTTAAATATATGACGAATATTTTCAAGGGAGATCTAGGAGTATCATTTCAATTTGATGGACGCCCTGTCATGAATATATTTGCGGAACGGCTTGGTCCTTCAGCACAGCTTGGTATCCAGGCCTTAGTGCTGGGGACCATTGTAGGCGTTGTCATTGGAATTATTGCCGCTTTAAGGCATAATTCCTTTATCGATTATGGCGTGATGATCTTATCGGTCGCAGGAATTGCTATTCCATCCTTTGTTTTTGCCGGATTCCTGCAATATTGGATTGGCGTGAAGTTAAATTGGCTTCCTGTCGCCATGTGGAATGGGTTCGAGTATACGATTTTGCCGACACTAACCTTGGCCGTATCGATTGTTGCCGTCATAGCCAGATATATGAGGACAGAAATGCTTGAGGTTATCAATCAAGATTATTTGTTGACTGCTGAAGCAAAGGGGCTGTCAGGGTGGGCGATTGTCATTCGTCATTGTATTCGTAATGCCATTATCCCCGTTATTACGATATTAGGTCCTTTATTAGTCAGTTTAATGACAGGTTCATTAGTCATTGAAAAAATCTTTGGCATTCCCGGAATTGGGGAACAATTTGTTAAATCGATCATGACCAATGATTACCCTGTCATCATGGGGACTACCTTGCTATATAGCGCATTATTCATTATCGCAACGCTCATTGTCGATATTCTATATGGACTAATCGATCCAAGAATTCGCTTAATGGATGGAGGGAAATGATGGAGCCAAACACTATTGTGCCTAAAAAATTATTCAAGGTGGCAGAAAATAGGCCTGTCATGT includes:
- a CDS encoding sigma-54 interaction domain-containing protein; protein product: MSTLLPNIQSVTKSDIVFLEWQQSNALEIGDLSTKPPILWTKSPQEEFFYYNHCYAAETAISSRLPWIKTQLISKDTPLHIVIPLLSDHEIVLVEDKNTVIGYVKSGDLLEKIFETYQHLYAYYETILETTDNAISIINHEEKMIAWTSSAEYIFNIPREEIIGKPATDFFALEMLQSLKTLRTGESVYRIQHQPREHIFVLINSNPVIHKDRIIGAVSAETDITSQILLQQELIHMSSKLIDLQNKVSKLTPSEDPFIHIVSRSQSIKNMIEMVKKVSTTRTPVLLTGESGVGKEVFSKAIHDCSEERHGPFIAINCGAIPPSLFESELFGYEGGAFSGSNPKGKKGKFELANGGTLLLDEIGEISLDMQVKLLRVIEEKTYYQVGGTKTWSVNCRIIAATNQNLERMIEEGTFRKDLYYRLQVISLDIPPLRKRKEDLFELIQTFLHEFSVTHHQHIKHFPDDVFQALLNYDWPGNIRELRNTIERLVIFSIDGEIKKEHLPNSILRHAQTALSTIEEEPNSPFQAKLDAFERKLILEQLQQVHGNKNKLAKKLGISRATLYNKMNRLNI
- the opp3b gene encoding oligopeptide ABC transporter permease, producing the protein MVRYISQRIIYAFLTFFLIATFSFYLMQTLPGSPFNDAKLSPDQRERLYEKYGLDEPVSYQYFKYMTNIFKGDLGVSFQFDGRPVMNIFAERLGPSAQLGIQALVLGTIVGVVIGIIAALRHNSFIDYGVMILSVAGIAIPSFVFAGFLQYWIGVKLNWLPVAMWNGFEYTILPTLTLAVSIVAVIARYMRTEMLEVINQDYLLTAEAKGLSGWAIVIRHCIRNAIIPVITILGPLLVSLMTGSLVIEKIFGIPGIGEQFVKSIMTNDYPVIMGTTLLYSALFIIATLIVDILYGLIDPRIRLMDGGK